One part of the Tunicatimonas pelagia genome encodes these proteins:
- a CDS encoding NAD(P)-dependent oxidoreductase: MKKITQDTKIGWIGTGVMGAAMVNRLQAAGYSCIVYNRTQEKAEVALNKGAVWADTPKAVAEQSDVVFTIVGFPQDVREVYLGKNGVLAGAKEGSILVDMTTTEPSLAQEIYRAGQQQQVSTIDAPVSGGDVGAKNGKLSIMIGGDQEAVEAVMPLFEIMGKNIVYQGQAGSGQHTKMCNQITIAGTMIGVCECLLYAHRAGLDLPTMLQSISGGAAACWTLDNLAPRVVNRNFDPGFYVEHFIKDMGIALAEANRMHLALPGLALVKQLYEAVQAQGHGKLGTQALVLGLETLNGTKK, encoded by the coding sequence ATGAAAAAAATAACGCAAGATACAAAGATTGGCTGGATTGGAACCGGGGTGATGGGAGCCGCCATGGTGAACCGTTTGCAAGCAGCAGGCTACTCCTGCATCGTCTACAACCGTACGCAAGAAAAGGCGGAAGTAGCCCTCAATAAAGGCGCTGTTTGGGCTGATACGCCAAAGGCAGTCGCCGAACAATCTGACGTAGTATTTACCATCGTCGGTTTTCCTCAAGATGTACGAGAAGTGTATTTAGGCAAAAATGGAGTGCTAGCCGGAGCGAAAGAAGGAAGTATTTTGGTAGACATGACTACCACCGAACCTAGCTTAGCCCAAGAGATTTATCGAGCCGGACAACAGCAACAAGTGTCAACAATTGATGCTCCCGTATCGGGCGGAGACGTAGGGGCAAAAAACGGGAAGTTATCTATTATGATAGGTGGCGACCAAGAAGCGGTAGAAGCAGTGATGCCTCTGTTTGAGATTATGGGAAAGAACATTGTATACCAAGGCCAAGCCGGTTCGGGGCAGCATACCAAAATGTGCAACCAGATTACCATTGCAGGTACCATGATTGGTGTATGCGAGTGTTTACTGTATGCTCACCGTGCGGGACTAGATCTGCCAACAATGCTGCAATCCATCAGTGGTGGAGCTGCTGCTTGCTGGACATTAGACAATTTGGCTCCTCGAGTAGTAAACCGAAATTTTGACCCAGGTTTTTACGTAGAGCATTTTATTAAAGACATGGGTATTGCTTTAGCCGAAGCCAACCGTATGCATTTGGCCTTACCAGGACTAGCTTTGGTCAAGCAGTTATATGAAGCGGTACAAGCCCAGGGTCACGGAAAACTCGGTACCCAAGCCCTGGTACTTGGGTTAGAAACACTGAACGGAACTAAGAAGTAA
- a CDS encoding RagB/SusD family nutrient uptake outer membrane protein, with the protein MKRYIVISLLIVAAWLMQACNDDFLERQPLDEISNEVFWNNENDLRVYNNNIYDIARQDDNVPIMMGHDNNFDSHRFSIWYQDEFSDNMAPVHPRHNYYQEIRAGVHNPPAQANGNTGQWFGYRGWDLVRAVNFGLENYDKPTISDRDGFTGEEVRNFYVGEALLFRGWFYADKVQKFGDAPWIDRSLNIESEEVFAARTPREEVMANVLEDLNFATTSLPDDWQDGNAPGRLNRWCALLVKSRVCLFEGTWRKYHGGSDAEMWLQEAATAAREVMDNGPYTLYNTGDPENDYNAYHRILDLTGNPEVMYWRKYQLGVATNHVQSYWSNYSGGATKSMVDDYLCTDGLPITSSPLYQGDATIESTFENRDPRMRQTVLHPDDSEKYMYHNGDGRDYPRFAGMPGGRKTTTGYHIIKVYNAEDMIGKAFNTAESPAITLRFGEVLMNYAEAVAELGTITQADLDISVNLLRDRVAMPPMTMNPQMDPRYAGDGVTPLIAEIRRERRVELFMEGHRYNDLRRWRQGKKLEQPDLGIRWDDAAIARYEGANVATSVDPETGNTYINVYEGTDFANPVFDESKHYLWPIPLNTLAQNPNVGQNPGWGASE; encoded by the coding sequence ATGAAACGCTATATAGTAATTAGTCTTTTAATTGTAGCTGCTTGGCTGATGCAAGCCTGCAACGACGATTTTCTGGAGCGGCAGCCGCTCGACGAGATTAGCAACGAAGTATTCTGGAACAATGAAAATGACTTACGGGTGTACAATAACAATATATACGATATTGCCCGGCAAGATGATAACGTTCCGATTATGATGGGGCACGACAATAACTTCGATAGCCACCGCTTCAGTATCTGGTATCAGGATGAATTTTCTGATAATATGGCACCAGTCCACCCTCGCCATAATTATTATCAGGAGATACGAGCAGGAGTGCATAACCCACCCGCCCAAGCTAATGGCAATACTGGCCAGTGGTTTGGCTACCGAGGATGGGACTTGGTACGTGCCGTCAACTTCGGCTTGGAAAACTACGACAAGCCCACTATTTCTGACCGAGATGGTTTCACTGGAGAAGAAGTACGTAATTTTTATGTTGGTGAGGCCCTTTTGTTCCGAGGGTGGTTCTACGCTGATAAGGTGCAGAAGTTTGGCGATGCGCCGTGGATTGATCGCTCACTCAATATTGAATCAGAGGAGGTATTTGCTGCCCGTACCCCTCGCGAAGAGGTAATGGCTAACGTATTAGAAGACCTCAACTTCGCTACTACATCATTACCCGATGATTGGCAAGATGGCAACGCTCCGGGTCGGCTGAACCGCTGGTGTGCCCTGCTAGTAAAATCACGGGTGTGCTTGTTTGAAGGCACTTGGCGTAAGTATCACGGTGGTTCTGATGCTGAAATGTGGCTACAGGAAGCTGCTACTGCTGCCCGCGAAGTAATGGATAATGGTCCCTATACTCTTTACAATACTGGCGACCCTGAGAACGATTACAATGCTTACCACCGCATTCTTGATTTAACGGGTAACCCCGAAGTGATGTACTGGCGTAAGTATCAGTTAGGAGTCGCCACCAATCATGTACAGAGCTACTGGAGCAACTACTCGGGGGGCGCCACCAAAAGCATGGTCGATGATTACTTATGTACCGATGGTTTACCCATTACTTCGTCACCCCTATATCAAGGAGATGCTACGATTGAAAGTACATTTGAAAATCGTGACCCCCGGATGCGTCAGACGGTACTACACCCCGACGACTCAGAAAAATATATGTACCATAACGGCGATGGTCGCGATTACCCGCGTTTTGCCGGGATGCCCGGAGGGCGCAAAACCACCACGGGTTATCACATCATTAAGGTGTACAATGCCGAGGATATGATTGGTAAGGCCTTTAACACCGCTGAATCACCTGCTATCACTTTACGATTCGGCGAGGTGCTGATGAATTATGCCGAAGCAGTGGCTGAATTAGGAACCATCACCCAGGCTGATTTGGATATCAGCGTTAACCTACTGCGCGACCGAGTAGCTATGCCCCCAATGACCATGAACCCGCAGATGGACCCCCGTTACGCAGGTGACGGAGTAACGCCTCTGATTGCTGAAATCCGTCGCGAACGCCGGGTAGAGCTATTTATGGAAGGGCACCGTTACAACGATCTTCGTCGCTGGCGACAGGGCAAGAAACTGGAGCAACCCGACTTAGGCATTCGCTGGGATGATGCCGCTATTGCTCGCTATGAAGGAGCTAATGTAGCCACCAGCGTAGATCCTGAAACGGGTAATACGTATATTAATGTGTACGAAGGAACCGATTTTGCCAACCCCGTATTTGATGAAAGTAAGCATTACTTGTGGCCCATTCCATTGAATACCCTTGCTCAAAATCCTAATGTGGGGCAAAACCCGGGTTGGGGTGCTAGTGAGTAA
- a CDS encoding sulfatase-like hydrolase/transferase, which produces MLRLTFQPFADTVNRSSFTVLAIALLFLGISCSSPEPTTTERPPNILWITSEDNSPFIGAYGDTFATTPNIDRLATEGVRYTQAFSAAPVCAPSRNALITGMYPNSLGTQHMRSTYAIPDFVRFYPAYLKEAGYYCTNNVKKDYNTTDQPEVWDESSREATYQNRSPGQPFFAIFNFTTSHESSVHSFIPNDSLLHDPKTVPIPPYHPRTPEMEHDWAQYYDRVQQMDAKVGEVLQALEESGLADSTIVFYYSDHGGVIGRSKRFIYESGLHIPLIIRFPKAYQHLASGEPGSISDRLVSFVDFAPTLLSLVGVTVPDYMQGNAFLGEQSTEPQPYVYNFRGRMDERFDMVRSVRDKQFRYVRNYMPHKIYAQYIEYLWRAPSMRSWEEAYLAGQLNEVQSAFFEEKPAEELYDVVADPHNINNLADDPEHQEKLTELKNANRQWLLDVRDVGFLPEAMMLNITEDSSTTLYEFTHSDAYPLEDIIAVAEMATQRDPQYVSDLISQLESENPIIRYWAATGCRILAQHATDAQPQLQKLLEDSEVSVQIAAAEALYHLGEKQAAVNALGNALADDNMMARVQALNVLETIDEDALPSLKTVQQLIPQDESSRDYDVRAAQRLAEKLAEMRNTR; this is translated from the coding sequence ATGTTAAGATTAACATTTCAACCGTTTGCTGATACTGTAAACAGGAGCAGTTTTACCGTACTTGCTATTGCACTATTATTTCTCGGCATAAGCTGTTCGTCTCCCGAACCTACTACCACCGAGCGCCCCCCCAACATTCTTTGGATCACTAGTGAAGACAATAGCCCATTTATTGGTGCCTACGGCGACACCTTTGCCACTACGCCCAACATTGACCGTTTGGCAACGGAGGGAGTACGTTATACGCAGGCATTCTCCGCCGCCCCAGTCTGCGCTCCCTCCCGCAACGCACTCATTACCGGAATGTACCCCAACTCCTTGGGAACCCAGCATATGCGAAGTACCTACGCCATTCCAGATTTTGTAAGATTCTATCCGGCTTATTTGAAGGAGGCAGGATACTACTGCACCAATAACGTAAAGAAAGACTACAACACTACCGATCAGCCCGAAGTATGGGATGAATCCAGCCGAGAAGCTACGTATCAGAATCGGAGCCCTGGGCAGCCTTTTTTTGCTATTTTCAACTTTACTACCTCCCACGAAAGTTCGGTTCACTCCTTCATTCCGAATGACTCGCTACTTCACGACCCCAAGACAGTTCCTATTCCACCTTACCACCCGCGCACCCCGGAGATGGAGCACGATTGGGCACAGTACTACGATCGGGTGCAGCAAATGGATGCCAAAGTGGGTGAAGTATTACAAGCGTTAGAAGAATCAGGTTTGGCCGACAGCACCATCGTTTTTTACTACAGCGATCACGGTGGGGTAATAGGACGTAGCAAGCGATTCATCTACGAATCAGGATTACACATTCCCCTCATTATTCGCTTTCCTAAGGCTTATCAGCACCTTGCTTCTGGAGAACCTGGCAGCATCAGCGACCGTTTGGTAAGTTTTGTTGATTTTGCTCCTACGCTTCTTTCTTTAGTGGGTGTTACAGTTCCCGATTATATGCAAGGAAATGCTTTTCTGGGGGAACAATCGACCGAACCTCAACCCTATGTTTACAACTTTCGCGGGCGTATGGACGAGCGGTTTGATATGGTCCGCTCCGTAAGGGATAAGCAGTTTCGCTACGTCCGTAACTACATGCCTCATAAAATCTACGCTCAGTATATTGAATATCTGTGGCGAGCGCCCTCTATGCGCTCCTGGGAAGAAGCCTACCTTGCTGGTCAGTTAAACGAAGTTCAATCGGCTTTCTTTGAAGAAAAGCCTGCCGAAGAATTGTACGATGTAGTAGCTGACCCCCATAATATCAATAACTTGGCTGATGATCCAGAGCACCAAGAAAAGCTTACCGAACTGAAAAATGCCAACCGGCAATGGCTACTTGATGTTCGGGATGTTGGCTTCTTACCAGAAGCGATGATGCTTAACATTACCGAAGACTCATCAACCACGCTGTACGAATTCACTCATTCGGATGCTTATCCTTTAGAAGATATTATAGCAGTAGCTGAAATGGCCACCCAACGTGACCCTCAGTACGTCTCTGACCTAATTAGCCAATTAGAAAGTGAGAATCCGATTATTCGCTACTGGGCGGCTACCGGTTGCCGTATTTTAGCTCAACATGCTACTGATGCTCAACCTCAGTTACAAAAACTATTAGAGGATAGCGAAGTAAGCGTGCAAATTGCTGCTGCTGAAGCCTTGTACCACCTGGGTGAGAAGCAAGCTGCGGTTAATGCACTTGGCAATGCTCTTGCTGATGATAATATGATGGCCCGAGTACAAGCTCTCAATGTACTAGAAACCATAGATGAAGACGCACTACCCTCGTTGAAAACGGTGCAACAACTAATTCCCCAAGATGAAAGCAGCCGCGACTACGATGTGAGAGCCGCGCAACGTCTCGCTGAGAAGCTAGCTGAAATGAGAAATACGAGATGA
- a CDS encoding sugar phosphate isomerase/epimerase family protein: MLDAVCSRRNALAGLFTTSSALATNPLSSFSNPTSAPPDFLYCLNVSTLRGQELGIVRELEVTSEAGYDAVEVWMNGLQKYVEQGGSLSDLRKRIDDLGLSVANAIGFVQWIVDDNSVRQQAVEQLKREMDTLAQLGCSRIAAPPMGATKEPGLDLMKAAERYRAILELGESQGVIPQLEVWGFSANLHRLGQSMFVAVESQHPKARILPDIYHLYKGGSEFNGLKLLSGSAIEIFHINDYPAQPSREQLNDSHRVYPGDGVAPVTEVLQDLHKTGSGKILSLELFNEDYWQQDALTVAKTGLSKMKNAVARAIPS; this comes from the coding sequence ATGCTTGATGCAGTTTGTTCCCGTCGGAACGCACTTGCCGGATTATTCACCACCTCATCAGCACTGGCCACTAATCCTCTTTCTTCTTTCTCAAACCCCACTTCAGCTCCGCCAGACTTTCTCTACTGCCTTAACGTGAGTACCCTCCGAGGACAGGAACTAGGAATTGTTAGAGAGCTGGAGGTTACTTCGGAAGCGGGCTACGATGCCGTTGAGGTTTGGATGAATGGATTGCAAAAGTACGTTGAGCAGGGCGGCTCGCTTTCAGACTTACGCAAGCGCATTGATGACTTAGGACTCTCAGTAGCCAATGCTATTGGCTTCGTTCAGTGGATTGTAGATGACAATTCGGTTCGACAGCAAGCCGTGGAGCAACTCAAACGAGAAATGGATACGCTAGCTCAACTGGGTTGCTCACGTATTGCCGCCCCACCGATGGGAGCTACCAAGGAGCCAGGTCTGGATTTGATGAAAGCAGCAGAGCGATACCGAGCCATTTTAGAACTGGGAGAATCGCAGGGAGTTATTCCGCAGCTCGAGGTGTGGGGATTTTCTGCTAACTTACACCGGTTAGGACAGAGCATGTTTGTAGCCGTAGAAAGTCAGCACCCAAAAGCCCGAATACTGCCCGACATCTATCATTTATACAAAGGTGGCTCCGAATTTAATGGTCTGAAACTACTCAGCGGTTCGGCTATTGAAATATTTCATATCAACGACTATCCGGCACAGCCTAGTCGAGAGCAGCTTAATGACAGCCACCGCGTGTATCCGGGCGACGGAGTAGCTCCGGTAACAGAGGTATTACAAGATTTGCACAAGACCGGGTCTGGCAAAATTCTTTCTTTAGAGCTATTCAATGAAGACTACTGGCAGCAAGATGCGCTGACTGTGGCCAAAACTGGGCTGAGCAAGATGAAAAACGCTGTAGCCCGAGCAATACCGAGTTGA
- a CDS encoding heparinase II/III domain-containing protein, whose protein sequence is MKSILISQLSLYLSVRMIVGIVELTSATPYSDDDPVKLENPMDVAYLKKKLRKGSPRLVLTPAIEKQLKKDLKSDEVVKNVYEAIKLNAEEIQQQPLLEREMEGRRLLGVSREMLYRMNILGMTYRIDRDDKVLNRVNDEVTAVCNFSDWNPSHYLDVAEMSLAVALAVDWVGEDLPASTVKLAKNALIEKGIMPSYNEKGNVGWIDNNNNWNQVCHGGMIAASVVIAEQDPELAAKTIHRALEGMPHALEEYGPDGVYPEGSTYWRYGTSFSVLTASMLESAFGTDFGLADYPAFKESAEFRALSMAPSGWYYNFADCGDKRSENGDMTLAWFAIKTGNEVFYEKERFLRDPAEMGELSRWTGAGLVWLSQFEEDSGKSLPLAWKGNGSNPVVFFRTEEGNPNKYYFGGKGGRGSVNHGNMDAGSFIFELNGVRWVIDPGNQKYHNLEKTGFNLWGRCQECERWTLLTKNNYGHSTVTVNNALHHVDGFAAITDFQDGEQPEVTIDMSEVFGNHIASATRRFVKEDNQSLLIEDQIVPNDSTQHITWQLMTTADVDIVEGGATLRQDGKELTLENLSHPDLTVSIISLDPAPLELDRQIDGLKRLEIRIPAYLMSEDGETIRVRLSAE, encoded by the coding sequence ATGAAATCTATACTTATTTCGCAATTAAGCCTTTATTTATCAGTGAGAATGATCGTTGGGATTGTTGAACTTACTTCGGCTACTCCCTACTCAGATGATGACCCGGTGAAACTGGAAAACCCGATGGACGTAGCCTACCTGAAAAAGAAGCTTCGTAAAGGTAGTCCTCGGTTAGTTCTTACTCCAGCCATTGAAAAACAGCTCAAGAAAGACTTGAAGTCTGACGAGGTGGTGAAGAACGTATACGAAGCTATCAAGCTAAACGCCGAAGAAATTCAGCAGCAGCCCTTGCTGGAGCGAGAAATGGAAGGGAGAAGGCTGTTAGGCGTTTCCCGTGAGATGCTCTACCGTATGAATATTCTGGGAATGACTTATCGGATAGATCGGGACGACAAAGTTCTAAATCGGGTCAACGATGAAGTAACCGCCGTTTGTAACTTTTCGGACTGGAACCCTTCCCACTATCTGGACGTAGCCGAAATGTCACTAGCTGTAGCGTTAGCAGTCGATTGGGTCGGGGAAGACTTACCCGCTTCTACTGTTAAATTAGCCAAAAATGCACTTATTGAGAAAGGTATTATGCCCAGCTACAATGAAAAGGGCAATGTCGGTTGGATTGATAACAACAACAACTGGAACCAGGTGTGCCACGGCGGTATGATTGCTGCTTCCGTAGTAATTGCTGAGCAAGACCCCGAACTGGCTGCCAAAACTATTCACCGGGCACTGGAAGGGATGCCCCACGCCCTGGAAGAATACGGTCCCGATGGTGTTTATCCCGAAGGCTCAACCTACTGGCGATACGGAACCAGCTTTTCGGTACTCACCGCTTCCATGCTAGAAAGTGCGTTCGGTACCGATTTTGGTCTAGCCGACTATCCGGCTTTTAAAGAAAGTGCTGAATTTCGGGCACTAAGCATGGCTCCCTCCGGTTGGTACTACAACTTTGCCGATTGCGGCGATAAGCGGAGCGAAAACGGCGATATGACCCTGGCTTGGTTTGCGATTAAAACTGGGAACGAGGTTTTTTACGAAAAAGAACGCTTTCTGCGCGACCCAGCGGAAATGGGTGAACTATCCCGCTGGACAGGAGCTGGATTAGTCTGGTTATCGCAATTTGAAGAAGATAGTGGCAAGTCGCTTCCCCTCGCATGGAAAGGCAATGGTTCCAACCCCGTTGTTTTCTTCCGAACTGAAGAGGGTAATCCAAACAAGTATTATTTCGGTGGAAAAGGCGGTCGGGGTTCGGTGAACCACGGTAATATGGATGCGGGGTCGTTCATCTTTGAACTAAACGGGGTACGTTGGGTGATTGATCCCGGTAATCAAAAATACCACAATCTGGAAAAAACGGGCTTCAACCTGTGGGGCCGATGCCAGGAGTGTGAACGTTGGACACTGCTCACAAAGAATAACTATGGTCACAGTACCGTCACCGTAAACAACGCTTTGCACCACGTAGATGGATTTGCCGCTATCACTGATTTTCAGGACGGTGAGCAACCGGAAGTAACTATTGATATGTCGGAGGTTTTTGGTAACCATATAGCCAGTGCTACCCGCCGGTTTGTTAAGGAAGACAATCAGTCGTTGCTGATTGAAGACCAGATTGTACCGAATGATTCTACCCAGCACATCACCTGGCAGTTGATGACTACCGCCGACGTAGATATTGTGGAAGGTGGAGCTACGCTGAGGCAAGATGGCAAGGAGTTAACGCTCGAGAACCTCTCCCACCCCGACTTAACGGTATCCATAATTTCATTGGACCCCGCACCACTAGAACTAGACCGGCAGATTGATGGCCTGAAGCGATTAGAAATCCGCATTCCAGCTTACCTG
- a CDS encoding SusC/RagA family TonB-linked outer membrane protein — protein MTNILPYLMRALGVWLLCLWGPASLLAQSQISGTVTDGDTNETLPGVNILVKGSAQGTITDVNGNYRLNAPAGAEVLIFSSIGYTSVEVEINGRSTVNLVMAPDIQSLQEVVVVGFGTEEKVNLTGAVGTADGEVLENRPIANVGEGLQGVIPNLNIAPQSGDPSQPIRFNVRGYTSINGGEPLVLVDNIPMDLNRINPNNIEKISVLKDASASAIYGARAAYGVILVTTKSGRDGKVHVNLNTQWSLAQPIFNMNPITDPHQFVLARNIANQRTFGQPSFDQDFVDGTRRYSENPIPENEWGVVDGELRFYGNNNYQENIMTDFAPTDQHDISIVGGNEGASFYASIGYLNKDGYLRNSEKNENFKRYNVLLKADFQVNDWLKLEERIMFNSQRNDEPHFYNWDVNINSLARVSPIRPIQFPDLPFYQTEGDRAQYEPYIGMYFGGTNFFPYLEDGGRTTFTNNDTWLTQGVEITPIEGLKLYGSFSYNLFDVDYQDVQSKVEIVSTDLNEENPISNGFSGDDWIQNRTYDRRYYVFNTFAEYEMKQFPRHDLTALIGFNQEYRQEKSIGVQNRSLITPAITDINATVGTQQTFGASSDNALRGAFYRVKYIYDNRYLFESSGRYDGTSRFPTDDRFGFFPSVSVGWRISEEAFMDGTDSWLDNLKVRVSYGELGNQVLQNQNQLSFQAYAPEREQINYPYIPTLGIGQSPYMMSNGFIPFVSAPGLVSSTLTWETVATRNLGLDLTMFGNRFDASFDVYTRETRNMLLRVEAPDVLGTAPPRTNGADLITRGWEAAITWQDRIGSNWGYNIQIAISDFMGEITRYNNPNGALNIGGDGELDNYYEGQQLGEIWGYETVGIFQTQEEVDNAPTQEQLGANWRAGDIRYADLDGDGEITPGSNTLEDPGDRRVIGNTTPRGSFGFTGGVSYKNFRLTAFFQGIMQRDIWPSSGNWTWFFPFNAGHVEEYFLTDTWSEENPDAYFPAAHISTGDGKNKRVQSRFIQNAAYVRLKNITLSYNLPEELTSRAGMSSARIFFTGANLWEYSPIRAPLDPETAYGAIQYPIQRIFTLGVGVSF, from the coding sequence ATGACGAACATTTTACCGTATCTGATGCGGGCGCTCGGAGTATGGCTACTCTGCCTCTGGGGCCCTGCTTCCCTTCTAGCCCAGAGTCAAATCTCGGGAACAGTAACCGATGGTGATACGAACGAAACTCTGCCCGGAGTCAATATCTTAGTTAAAGGCTCGGCTCAGGGTACAATTACTGATGTAAACGGGAATTATCGTTTAAATGCTCCTGCTGGTGCCGAAGTTCTGATTTTTTCTTCTATAGGATACACTTCAGTAGAAGTAGAAATCAATGGTCGAAGCACAGTTAATTTGGTTATGGCACCGGATATTCAAAGCCTTCAGGAAGTAGTAGTGGTAGGCTTTGGCACGGAAGAAAAGGTAAACCTTACTGGAGCAGTAGGAACTGCTGATGGTGAAGTACTGGAAAATCGCCCCATTGCCAACGTAGGGGAAGGACTTCAGGGCGTGATTCCTAACTTAAATATTGCCCCTCAGAGTGGTGACCCATCTCAGCCTATCCGTTTCAATGTACGGGGCTACACTTCCATTAACGGGGGCGAGCCACTGGTGCTGGTTGATAACATTCCAATGGACCTGAATCGAATCAACCCCAATAATATTGAAAAGATTAGCGTGCTTAAGGATGCATCAGCATCGGCTATCTATGGAGCTCGAGCTGCCTACGGGGTAATTTTAGTTACTACAAAAAGTGGGCGTGATGGTAAGGTTCACGTTAACTTGAATACTCAATGGTCACTGGCTCAGCCCATCTTCAATATGAACCCTATCACTGACCCTCATCAATTTGTACTAGCCCGGAATATTGCCAACCAGCGTACTTTCGGACAGCCTTCTTTTGACCAGGATTTTGTAGACGGAACCCGGAGGTACAGCGAAAATCCAATTCCCGAAAATGAATGGGGAGTCGTGGATGGTGAGTTGCGTTTCTACGGTAATAACAACTACCAAGAAAATATTATGACCGACTTTGCTCCTACCGATCAGCACGATATATCAATTGTGGGTGGGAATGAGGGTGCTTCATTCTACGCCTCTATTGGGTACCTGAATAAAGATGGCTATCTTAGAAACAGTGAGAAAAACGAGAACTTCAAGCGGTACAACGTACTACTAAAGGCTGATTTTCAAGTAAATGATTGGCTTAAGCTTGAAGAGCGGATAATGTTTAACTCTCAACGTAATGACGAGCCGCATTTCTATAATTGGGATGTTAACATCAACTCGTTAGCTCGGGTAAGCCCCATTAGACCTATCCAGTTTCCTGACCTGCCCTTTTACCAGACCGAAGGAGACCGAGCGCAGTATGAACCGTATATTGGCATGTACTTCGGAGGTACTAACTTCTTCCCCTACCTTGAAGACGGCGGTCGCACTACCTTTACTAACAACGATACCTGGCTGACGCAAGGAGTGGAAATAACCCCGATAGAGGGGTTAAAGTTGTACGGCTCCTTCTCGTATAATCTCTTCGATGTGGATTACCAAGATGTGCAGAGCAAGGTGGAGATTGTTTCTACCGACTTGAACGAAGAAAACCCGATTAGTAACGGCTTTAGTGGGGATGATTGGATTCAGAACCGCACCTACGATCGACGCTACTACGTGTTCAACACCTTTGCTGAATACGAAATGAAGCAGTTCCCCCGTCACGACCTTACCGCTCTAATTGGATTTAATCAGGAATACCGCCAGGAAAAATCAATTGGGGTACAGAATCGCTCATTGATTACGCCAGCCATCACCGATATTAATGCAACAGTAGGTACCCAACAAACCTTCGGTGCCAGTTCCGATAATGCTCTACGAGGTGCGTTTTATCGCGTGAAGTACATCTACGATAATCGCTATCTCTTTGAGTCGAGCGGGCGCTACGACGGCACTTCACGCTTTCCGACTGACGACCGCTTCGGTTTCTTTCCTTCAGTATCAGTTGGCTGGCGTATCTCCGAAGAAGCTTTTATGGACGGCACTGATAGTTGGCTGGACAACCTAAAAGTTCGGGTATCCTATGGTGAACTGGGCAATCAGGTACTGCAAAATCAAAACCAACTTAGCTTCCAGGCATACGCCCCGGAGCGGGAGCAGATCAATTATCCCTATATTCCGACTTTGGGTATTGGTCAATCGCCATATATGATGAGCAATGGTTTTATTCCGTTCGTATCGGCTCCTGGTTTAGTAAGCTCCACACTTACTTGGGAAACGGTAGCTACCCGTAACCTAGGTCTAGACCTTACTATGTTTGGTAACCGCTTCGATGCCTCTTTTGACGTATATACCCGCGAAACCCGGAACATGCTGCTACGGGTAGAAGCTCCTGATGTGCTGGGAACCGCTCCTCCCCGCACCAACGGGGCTGACCTAATTACTCGGGGTTGGGAGGCCGCCATTACCTGGCAAGACCGAATAGGGTCTAACTGGGGATATAACATTCAAATTGCTATTTCAGATTTCATGGGAGAGATCACTCGTTACAATAATCCGAATGGCGCACTTAATATTGGAGGAGATGGTGAACTAGATAACTACTACGAAGGGCAGCAGTTAGGTGAAATTTGGGGCTACGAAACGGTAGGTATCTTCCAAACGCAGGAGGAAGTAGATAATGCTCCCACCCAAGAGCAATTAGGTGCTAACTGGCGAGCGGGTGATATTCGGTACGCTGATCTGGACGGGGATGGCGAAATCACCCCCGGCAGCAACACGTTGGAAGATCCGGGCGATCGTCGGGTAATTGGTAACACTACGCCACGAGGCTCATTCGGCTTCACGGGTGGTGTGAGCTACAAAAACTTCCGGCTTACCGCCTTCTTCCAGGGTATTATGCAACGTGATATCTGGCCGAGTTCAGGGAACTGGACCTGGTTCTTCCCTTTCAACGCCGGGCACGTAGAAGAATACTTCTTGACTGATACCTGGAGTGAAGAGAACCCAGATGCTTATTTTCCCGCTGCCCATATCTCTACTGGCGATGGTAAGAATAAGCGAGTACAGTCGCGCTTTATCCAGAACGCAGCCTACGTGCGCTTGAAAAATATTACCCTAAGCTACAACCTACCTGAAGAATTAACGTCTCGGGCGGGAATGTCCTCAGCCCGGATATTCTTCACCGGAGCCAACCTATGGGAGTATAGCCCAATTAGAGCTCCCCTAGATCCTGAAACTGCTTACGGAGCAATTCAGTACCCCATTCAGCGCATCTTCACCTTGGGGGTTGGAGTATCTTTTTAA